Genomic window (Drosophila sulfurigaster albostrigata strain 15112-1811.04 chromosome 2R, ASM2355843v2, whole genome shotgun sequence):
tggcatattttgaatgtaatagtataccTTAACACcaagtataatataatatttttatggtatattaatttggtattaatAATACAGATTTGTTATACAGATTTGTTATTATTCAAAACTGTTAGATATCACAGCCGAgaatactcgactgtagctttcttacttgttgttttcattattcacTGTAGTTTAATagtgttaattaaatttaaataatttttattatcgaaaataagtttaaaaatgtttatatttaaattaatatttttaatattcttttgacACTTTATTTCATGggaaaacataatttaattcaattatagtCTGacagcaaatacaaaaaaaaagcaacataATCAGCAGCGAAACTGAAAATCTACTGTCCTATCGATGTGGGAGGCTTAGGTaattggcaaatgcaaatggaaagtaaataataaaattgtgctGGAATTCTGCAAATGGGAATCGGCAAATGATGTGGCTACCGTTGCATCAACGGCAACAATCAGCAAATGCCATTGACAAACGAGGTCGGGGCCAAATCGCATTAAAGGCCATGCAAATGCCCAGAAGCGGTAATCAAATGTGCAGTATACCATcatatacactcacacacacactacgcACACAATTACATACTCATACATAGTGCAATTGAATGTGTTCCTAGGTTGCGATTCGAAAATAAGGGTGCAATAACGGAaaaagccaattaaaatatgaattgatTCGATTACATGgaaaatgtatatactttaataGCATcgtttaacaattaaataatatcaattttCTGAACTGAATTACGCAAATGaaacacaataaattatttataaattctgaAAGTGTTTCAAGTGATTTGcgtttataaatacaaataattaataattttatgaaatataccCAATATACATATGCTGAACATATTTTCAGATTTACCAAAGTTGTTGAAGCATATTTTCGGggcaaactttaaatattggTGAATTGGCTATGAAATCGATTTGAGAATCTCGTACTCGCTGTGCACTTGGTAGtgtaaaaaacgaaaattgctGCCAAAATCcactttggcattttgacGGACGCTTGAATCCTGAATCGGGCCAAGCGATGAGTTTATTCAGGCCAAAGTCATAAATCGTGGGAAAATCGGGATTTGGTTTTTCTGTGGGCCATTCGGGGCGACAGCTTTGTGCATTGCAACTCTTTGGCTATGcatgttaaatgaaattattgcagAGTTTTTTGACGCTCTTTTTTATACCGTCCCAATTGGTGTATGCGTAAGGTTTGCCCAATCCATCAATCACTGTGTAAAGTCCGAGTTAGATACTTGGCTCATTTTATGTTgtgaaatattcttttttgaCCAtcaaaactaacaaaaattgCTTAGATTTATAGTGCATATCAATCGACATACTGGGTTCAACTACTAACTTCAATGCTTTTGAAAATTCACTAATTTCgatgtaattcaatttatccATCTATACCATTCTGttaaaaaataactatttaaaaatgtctggtataaatttcataatcctgcaatattaagaaaatgttgaatagCAGGCGACAACTAAAACTTTGAGAAAATTCAATGTAAATTGAAACTGTAAAAGTAGAAAATAATTTGAGCCTTCAGTTTAAGTTTTTGGAAGTTTAAGCATTTATGCATGATATGAAGACTTatgaataaattacaaaatgtataaagaatttatttaaattaaatgttttatgtttCGTTCTAAAGGCAACACATTTTTcatgaaatattcatttttaagtaaaatataaatggaaTCTCGGCCATGcctcaattttgttttattttcttcaagGTACTCTGAGAATCAAAGTCAAGtgtatacatatgcatatctCTTAATCCCTCTCAAAGTCCCTCATCTGACAATACGTATTTGGAAAACTTAGCTTTGCCGGCTATCCACAATAAAGCCGTAAAGAGAGGAGGATTGCGATCCAGGCTCGTTAGCGCCAGGGGCTATTTTAAATGTTGGAAACACAACTCAATTACGCTACGTCGGACTTGGGTGATGCCACACCCACACTCGCTTAGCCTTGTCGAAAGAGAACCAATTCTCTGGAGGCCGTCACACAAAATTACACATGGATTGGAGTGTGAGTTTTGAATGCTTTTAGGGCCAATTGACGGCAGTCCGTCTAGTCAGGTCTGGTCTGGTGTTGCCAGCAGGTGTACGAACATTTTGTCTGTCTACAATTTGCTCTATTTCCCGAGTGTgagtttgtgtctgtgtgcgtgttaATTACATTTAGCTTGCATTTGTGTAAAGTTGccaaaattgaattacaagTTTTTGCTAACATTTAGGctgcgttttttttctttttcggttTTGTCGCTGCCCCATTTAGACACACATGGGTCAGGCTCAAACCGAAAGCCGAAACTTTTCAACAAGCAGCACAGTTTTTGGCAACAGTTGCGACTAGAACTTAGTTGGCAAGTGATAACTAAAGCAGCACTTTATCATATAAATTCATTGATTGTTTTTCAGTCAACATTAACATTGCCCTTAAGATttatgaattgaaaatataaagactacttaaattaaaacagaACAGCCTATTACTATTCTTGGCCAGCAGTCAACACTATACTACAATGTAAGCCAAAATGCCCTTAGTCTGGGTAGATTGTAAGGACGGCAATCAATGGCAAATGTAGAAGGATGCTTCGCTGTTGAGCTCATTCCATTTCAGTTGAGTTTGTAGTTTATTTTACTTCAGCTGACTGCTTCTTTGTTGGCTGGGTCTCCTGCAGGCCTCATTAACCTTTCTCCGAGGCGTCTATTGTCTACTTTGTTGAAcatagccacgcccactcatTACGCAGCGctaacaaacaatttaatcgGGTCTGAAGCATGAGATTCTGGACGCCAAGTGCGAATAATAGAAATGCATTGCCAAATTGCATAGAAAATCGTTAAGAGGGCGTAGTGCAGGTGCCGCTGGCAAACTTCATAGCAGCCTTTCCAAAGTTACTTTTCAAGGCAACGGCAATGCcaaagcaacggcaacagcaacagaaactgcAGCTACAACACGAATCGTTTTAATTACCGCAAACGGGTGCAGTAAgcgcattacgtatacgcagcgttgcAGCTGCCGATAAAATCGCATTTAAtgcaagttaattaaaatgcgtTGACTTGGTTAAGTTTGGCTCTCggctttcttttaattaaaacttattttgaCAAAAGGTGAATCTTGGCTACTTCAATTATTCTATTTAGGGATGAATAGATAATAGTGCCCAGTCTCTTATCAATATAATGGTATATTGGTAATGTAATAATAGTTAatgtaattcaaaatatatttcctaCTGACTAAATCTAGTTCATcaaaaatttcgattttttttgtatttgctacAATTTAATGCCAACAAACATAAGGGTTCGTTTAGTGTAAAaggtttttaaatatattgagaTAAAAGAGATTTGAAATCAATCTCATCTGTTTCATAGAAAAGATTAAAGCGGAAATCTAAGTTAATGCTCGATGTTTAAGCATGAGCAAGCATGAGCAAGCATGAGCAAGCATGAGCATGAGATATTAGATGTGCAATAGCCTATTTGACAGAATACATTGATTGTTTTGTAAAGTCAATCTAAGCACCCTTATAGTGTAATACAGTTATAAGAATCTTTATAGTTAAAAAAGAagacaagtaaaaaaaaaattacagtcgagtgtgctcgacttgtttattatatattcttttcaGTTTTAGTTCATCACTTTTATTTGAGTTGTGTTCAAGTCACAACATTGTTTAATAAAGATcaagaaacatttttaagaTCACGGATATTTCCTATAATTCGCTTTATTGTAACTAGATAGCGGGTCACTCAATTCTACGAAGCTTTGttacttatttctttttgtagtGCATCGAAATTTATGCTTACTTTTGAGCAAGCGTTGGAAGACGATGGTCCATCTGAGGTTTAAAATTAAGGAGCTTATACGAACTGAAAGGTATTAATACTGGTTTAGAATATGCcggcaacaaaatataaagtaataaaactGTTGaaagaattgaaataattagAATGCGCTTGATTGGTTTGAATGTTTTTctgataattttgttatttaaatctAGTGAGACAAATCGTGAATTATAGTTCCTCCAATTGATATACTTAGGAACGAATAGTCCCGATTATCCAATCTATATAGTCAGTTACTCTTGTGTAGACACCAGGCCAACCTTCAAGACCGCAACGGTTACCAAATGAGACAACTCCTTCCAAATACCAAGCACCCGTGTATCGCATCAATGGTCCGCCTGAATCGCCATCGCAACTATCTCGAATGTATTCACCTCCCACGCACAATTGCGAGCTGATCACGCTTATTCTCTTAGTTGCAAATTTCGTCTTACAATAATCTTGATCCGCAACGGGGAGATCAATGCGTTGTTTGATGTTGCTCTGTCGAGCTGCCAAAGAAATACGATTACAGATCTTGCTctattgttttcttattttggtTGTACTCACCAAGAAGAGTGCGACCCCAGCCGCTCACGGTGAGCTTGTCATTGGTATTAATGGCTGCTCGTGTGCTGACCAATGGCAGGCAGACAggtataatatattcattgaGTTCGACTTGCTGATTGAGGCGAATGAGTGCGATATCGTTATGACGATTGTTGTCATCCGCATTGTACTGGGGATGCACAATCACTTCCTCAATGCCAATCTCGATCACAGGCCGGTTGCAAACATTCCTCACACAGTCGATTTCTTTGCTAATATCGTACTCGCCCAATCGCACTGTAGTTCTGAAATATAGATAAATGTTAGTTATTTTGTTGAATCAAATTGTTCTTTACTTACAGCTGACCCACTTCGACGGATATTTGGCCAGTTACGCAGTGAGCAGCGGTTAGTATGTAGCGATTGTTGATCAGACTGCCACCACAATTTAGCTCCCGTTGACCCCTTTCTgagaaattaataaacaatatatatctGATTTACTCTATAAGTGCCATTCGTACTCACTGTTCGTGTACTCAAGCAATGCCATCCATGGGAACTCATCAAGCGCTGTGTCGTTGCCATTGTAAATGCGATCGAGGAACGAATTTGGTCCACATGCTGGTGGCCTTGGGAGGAGGCTTTCTCCCTGACCTCTATCACCATTGGCAGACGTTGGACTGGGTTGAATTACTGTCCTTGCTGTggtagttgtagttgcaggtgtcggtgttgttgttgccacactgGCGTAGTTTTTATCACGAGTGCAACAAACATAAGGCTGGCGACCAAATCCGTTTTCACATTGAGAATCTCTCAGAAACATTCGCTCATTGCTGGTAAGTAATATTTGCTGGACAAGATCAATTAAACTAGGGCAGTCGTAGATTGATAAGCAGTAGCCCGAGTTTCTGTTTGGATTCACACAATCTGtatatgaaatgaatatattcATTAGTTATTACGTGGGGGTATTGTTAGTAAACTTGTAagattgcaaatatttattactgtCATTCATTAACATGTTAATCTTgtatttattcttatttcCACTGGGTTAATTCCCGCAAAGAATTGAAAGTTGACTACATGAAAGCACATGCATTATTCACAAggccaacaaaataatttgcttGTTTGCTATCAATTTTAAAACGTTTATAACACATTTGCTACACAGCAGTGTTTTTTGTTATACACAtactataaatttataaacaagaTGATAATTAATTGACATTTATTCGTTTTATGTTATTCATTTAGTTGAATGCATTAATCTCAATCTTTTTTCCCGAATCCAACAGATTGTCATTGCCCTGATGCCAACAGCATGTCATTCACTTTCACACGTTGCTGGCGTCAGATTGCACACGAGGCGGATGAGACGAATGCGACTCCAATGAGCACCGAGAATTCAATGATTATTATAACTGATAGTGAGACCTTAGAGGGGCAAGGGTAGCAGATGGAAGTATAGAGTCATGTTTGTAGCGTAGCTTGTGAATCACTGCAAAACCCGTTGATTACGCGATTTGTACTAACTTTGTTGTGCGTGAACTGCGCAATGCAACAGCATGCCAATTATAAGAATTCCCACAGGTTTTCGAGTCAACATTATTCTGGGAAATAACGTCAAAGTGGAATTACAAAAATTGGTTGATTATCGCACTATGcgttaatcaaaataaaaatacaatttaagcgACACGCGGAACCACCTTTAAGCTGTTGATAATGGTTTCAAACTGATCGGAGAGTCAGCTGTGACGGGCTTTTAAATAGTGAGATTTAAAAGCTGTCATTATTGTGAGCGCACCGAGTGACTCTTTCGTTAAACGCAGAGCATACGATTGTCAGCTCAGATAAGTGAGAGCGCATATGAGTAATAATAATCGTGAGAGCGAAGCTTTAAACAACGACTTAACGATATCGTTGCTCACACCGAGCGGAAGACAAAATTAATACTCTCAACTTATacttcaaaattattaaatttcattggATCAAagcagcttttgttttaaGATCAATATACAATTGAACTTAACACAAAGTTGTACAATAATATGCTCAATACACTAACAGAAACactaaaaaatacatacatgaaAATAAACACACCAACAAATTTTGATAGGAAataaacaacgaaaacaataatataaaaacatatcTCTCAAGATGTCCCAAGACGAGGAGCAAAAATCATTTGTTAGAATTTCATCAAGAAGGGATTCAAGTCGTTCGAAGTTTTTGTCAAGACCAAAAACCATGGCAAGGACCATGACTACGATTGCCCATGTGCCAAATGAAGATATTAGACCATCAATGAAACACTTCACCCAACGACATACCTCTGATCCAAGACCCAATTATCGAACAGAGACTATAATTggtaaaataatttctaatgCCAAGTACCAACCTGATGATTCTCCCGATTTGATGAGTCGCCAGCCAAGTTATAGGAAGTTCCGAATACCTTAGTAAGTATACATAGTAAAAGggaaattttgatgaatgttaATAGTGTCAACTGTAATCTCGAAACAGTGAAATGATTTGCGCCAATCGTTATCGAGATTCGTTAAAGTCATACGAGGCGCAATTGAAGCACGAGgtaaagaaaattattgattttcagAGTAGCGCAGCTGATGCATGTTACTTTGTGCGGTGAGTATTTAAATGTGGCTAGatactaacaaaataaaaaaaaaaacataaaatattttcattagttGCATGGCTATAACTAGCTTTTGGCCACCTTTGCATCATATGACTGATGTGAAACACACAAGCAAGAATTTCTTTCAGCTTTCCGAAAGGGAGAGATGGCGTCTTCAGATAATTATGAATACCGATATAACATAATGTCCTCGAAAGggtattttacattttctgaTACCTTAATAAAACGAgctattaaatgcaaaatgttgctAGAAGTAGAGGGAATCCTTTCTTCagattaaataacaatttaattagttagatattatatatatatactaactAAAGCTAGTAGAAAGGCTAAAATCGAGTGTGTCTACGAGataataatcttaaaatacaaaaaaaaagattctaTATATTCCAAATGTGGTACTTGGGTAtatcatagagtacaaaattgaacaaattggCAACCAAAGCAGGTAAGACTTGCCAGAGACTGCCGTTTTTGCCATATAGAACTATTTCTGGAAAAAgcttctaaaatttttaacttaatttaatttttaattttttaactgACCAAAACTGTCAGGAATGTGAGAGGTAatcttttttttcaataaggataaattatttcattagcCGGCTTATTTCTGCATTCCTCTCACTACCCCAGTTTGTCGATATGACATAAAGGCGCTTGTAGGAATAAGTAGTCACAGAGTCGTGACAGTTAAGAcgattaaattcaaatttttttaatgaaagccatatcaaataaatattagtcACATACATTAcatgcctgttacatacatttgctaTTAGCACAAATGTAAAAATACCCTCTGGGCAGTGAGTATAATTCGTCAAACATAGAAAGATTCCATTAAGACCTTTAAGAAACAAAGGTAGCTTAGGGATTTATCTGATAACAACGAAGTTTCTGATctgtgttgcatgcaactcCAGTCGGACAACTCGGGAATGTGTACAGTAAAGCCTTGCcttttttgcttgttatttGCTTGGCTAGATAGTCATAATTCTATGACCCGGTTGGATGgcttaaattgaaaagcaaactGACAAATACGTGGCTCTCCTGCTGACTCCATTTGACTAGCTATGTACGCTTGGATACCACTGCAACCCTAACTCCAGCACAGCGGGTGGTTGTGACTGAGGCTCTCGACTGACACTTTGTCATGTTGTGTGCGAGAAAGTCACTTCTCGTTGGTTGCTACGACATTTTTGCCATGTTTGCGCCGCTTGTTCTGATGCGGCTATTGTCTCTGGGTTTCTGGGCCTGTGCTGACGTTCGAGTTGGCCATTTTGCTCTTTGTCTTTGGCGTCATTTTGTTTATGGTCTTAGGTCAGCATTTTGCTATTGCATAGCAACATTCACTGGCTTTCAACATTCGTGTCAGTTGTTGTCCTTCTGATCCATAGTCTCTTCTGTGTGTTCTCTTGTCTGTCTGCGTTgcattgtttaataattttcctGCTTAACCCAGGTTTTTGCAACATGCCACCGGATGATGCCCGGCACCGGTAAAACTTGTTGGAAAATTCTGCAGTCTGGCAAAAAAGAATTGAACAaaagctgctgttgttgctgctggttgttCTGCTGCTTCTGGAAGGGTAACTTTGCATCATGCTGGGCATAATGATGAAATTACAGCAGCTTTGAAGAACAACTGATGATAGGTATCAGCGTGTCAGCTAATTTGCGTGTCGGCCACCAGCACTTGCAGTTACTTCGTTTTCATCAAGTGCCTAAAggattaatttattttattcttactTGAAACACTAAGTGCCATGACTTAATTTACTCATTGAGATCAATTTGAAGTACCTCTCAAgagcaaatatgtatgtatgtgcgaCTCTCTTAATGTAAACACAATTTCGTGATGGTAGGAGTCCAATTATAAATTGATCAGCCTTTATTACTACGATAAGTGCGCGTAATAACGATAATGATATCCAATCAATGCTAATAATGTGTGCAAAGTGAGCGGAATTATTTCCGAGAATCGTTCAGACGTCCTTGAATTTCAAATCCTAAACATTCCTTTGCTCTTCCCTTTCATCTTTCACGCTTAAAGTATGCTTGATAATTGCTAATGCCAATCTGCTGTCAGAAGTTGCGAAACAGCAGCTAAGCTAACATTATAGATAACTTAAATATGTATGAGTTGAAGTGGTTTACAAGTTTTAATTGGTTAACATATTCCTACTACAAATTGCACtgaaaaatacacaaattgcGGGCGTATGACAAAAGCAATGTTTACATTAAGCGAGACTGCATGAAATTTATATCTTCATTTGTGTTTGCCTTAAAAAATGCTCTTTTTGCGCTGTCACACATAAATTGTgcggcaaacaacaacagaataacaaatattcaaattagcCGGAAAATGAACAAACAGTCAtgcgaacacacacatacatatggaCAAAGCtggcttttaatttgaatttgaccCAGAGAAACTACCACCGAATTAATGAACTAAAAAGAGCCCAGAGAAAGACACCAGAAATATACGTTGGAAGCAACCGCAGCTCCTGCAAACACATGTTCAATTAGGAAAAAGGGCTTTGTGCCGCATTTTTATGGCATAAAACACTGCACCACAGTGCATATACGTAACCAACGAAACGCATAACTTGCAAGCTATGCAACGAGCAATTTAATTAGTGTTGCAAAACGCCAGGCATGTTTTCGAGTGCTTCTGAGTTCTAGCTGCGCGTTGTCCCTGTGTTATTGTCCTGCGGCTGCTTTTCTGCGTATCTCCgtggcaattaaattatatttcaattagctGCGCGCTAAAGTGTGTGCACATATTTGCATTGTGGACACAGGTAAGTAATGGCATGGGTACGAAACCATTTTTGGGGAATGCAGGTATCATCAGACACCAGCCCTTGTTCCCTGGGCTAACTAAAAGTCCCATGTGAATTCATACCGTTGGCAATTCGATTAGCATTTCTCACTCAGCAAGAGTAAGAGCAACAactcaaaaaacaaaaaaggtacaaaacaattttactgTCGTGTCGTAATGAAAAGAGCAACTAAAAACCCATTAACCCACATTTATGCTCACTTTAATGCACAAACGTGGCGCTCATCTGTCTGGTCTCTGTACgtgtgggtgtatgtgtgtgactgtatcaacaataacaacaacaatgggcaACCCACTTGAGTAGActtgaaatgcatttcactGTCGCACAACCTTTTCATTTGCCATCGCAAATCcccaaacagcaaacagcaaacgacAAACGGCAAACGGCGACTAGGCCACTAGTCAACactggccaacaacaatgccaatgctgaagcaaacaacaagcacaTTCAACGTTGCACATattcacacaaacacacacacatgcatatgtgtCTAAGCTCAGTCTCTGCTTCAGTCTCGGGTCTCATTTCAGCCGCTGTCGCATGCTTTATCAACATTTGTTGTACCAAAGCGTCACAAGTGGCACTTGATGCAGCTTCCGTAGTGCGAATAGTACAGCATGCTCTGACTATCTCGCCCTGGCCGCGCAAACAATAGCATGCTTTCCCGTTTCCCCAGCAAAGAGAACGTTTCGCTCTGTCTGCAAAAGCTAAGAGAACGAAAGCTCGGCAGTCGTTCAATCGTTGATTCGGCAACCAGAAGAGCCGAACTGAGGTAATCGGTTTCTGTAGCAACCGATTCGTGTTTAGTTCAGCTCGTAAGATTGAGACGAACACTTCGCAAGCGCTCACATTGATATGCTACAATTTATGGACGAAGTAACTTTTGAATTTCTACGTAGTTTTCCTCAGCCAACTGAAAGTGCTACTGCAAGTAGCATCGCTCATTTGGTTGTGCCTTTGACCAAGCATAAAATTGATAACTAAAATGAGAATATTCACAAATGACTGCGACGAGCCAAAAGCTCAAACTGTATACTTGCTAAAATATTGACATAGTTTCGGACATAGTTCTCAGAGGTTAACATCCCGCCGTTCAATTCGCAACTTGCAACGCCCAAGTTGCACATCAAAGTCATTCAGGTGTGCAACGCAACGTAAAGCGAAACTTTGTCTGCTGGTTGGAGTTTCACTTGCAGTTCCAGTTTATAAAGTCATTGGGTGGACCTCGCAAGCAGGGCAAGggtacttgtatttatttttattgttgttcattagttgccagttgccataatttcaattttatagcTTCACCTGCATATTAAGTTATAGTCGAATAAGCCGAAAGTTGCCACTGCCtggataaaaattgtgttccATCTGGCAGaaccattttttttgttgtttggttaTTTTTTGACCCAGTAAATGTTTTCGATGGACTTTTTTAGTTTAGCTTCTGGGTAGGTAtgcatttcattcaaatttaaacgcaactattcaacatttagtCAATTTAGTTaatgtaaaatattgtatagCCCTACTCAGACAATATGTGGTTATATTCGAATAGGCGTTACTCAAATTACCTGAACagttttgtattgttttgcaGAAGCCAATTACGCATAAATTGTATctgaaattgaatataaataacgACAACAAATTATGCGAAATAGCCCATAAGCAGCTTTGtctaaacaatttgcatacgGAATGCATAAAACTTATTGAAACATTTGACCAAAATAATACTCATTGCCTGTCGTTTGTTGGTATGCCAACACCACAACCATTCGACCACTTGAccatcaaaatttaatttggaaaTCATAAAACACGAGCTTTCTGGCCCCgcttttaacaatatttaactTTAGTGAATTATGATTGTGgcattttaatagaaaaatttaTTAGTGTTTTTcgggatgctgctgctgtatttTGCCACATTTTATGTGTGCGAAATCTGTGGGATGTAATTCcctgctttttttttcgccgGACTTGCAAATACGGAAATTCTAGAAGTCATAAATTTAACGCTTTACGCCAAAAAGTAGACAACAGTTTTGGTTGCCACGTGCAGTTTTTCGTTTTGGCTCCGTGACTTTTACACATGCAGAGCATGTTTGCATATGGAAGTAGCCAGCGCCACAATCAGAGCAAGAGAGTTGGAGTAGAGTCAGATTTCACTGCAAGGAGCTATTGCTCTAGCCAGGCAGAGCCAATTGTTGGCCATATTTAGTCGCTTGTTTTGAAAactctatttaattttttctggCCACTTCTTTCTACTCACGTCTATCTGCGTTTTGGGTAGTTGTGCTTTTCATTCTCTAACGCGTCGCATTTTTCAACTGGTTTTTTGCTTGGTTGCCTTTCCGAGTCCTGTCCACTTGCGTGTCAGATTGGGAAAGGGGCGCCAAGAGACGGGCTGCAGCCCAAACGATTttcagcatttaatttaagttgcaGCACAAGCTTTTGAGATTTATTACTGACCCTTAACAAGACTCGTAGCCAGGTCCGCTTATAGCTGTCCCTTCTTTTGGCCATAGAAGACAATGTGACTGGGAGTGTCCTTTAGTTTTCTATGCGAAACTGCACAGTAAAGAAGGGGAACAATAAAGAAGATTTTTTTCGACAGAAGTGAAAAAACATTGCTTAGTTGAGCTGAAATGTAATTCTATTAGGAGTTTGATGATAGTCAGaagtttaacaatttaaaatcaggtgaaatttaatattaatttctcATAATTTTTAAACTGACATCCACTCTAGTCTATGCTATTCACATAAGTATTCATTGCTCTTTCAACCGTTAACTAGAATAAACCCTTTTCTTGCCCCTTCAC
Coding sequences:
- the LOC133837422 gene encoding serine protease 7, yielding MLTRKPVGILIIGMLLHCAVHAQQNCVNPNRNSGYCLSIYDCPSLIDLVQQILLTSNERMFLRDSQCENGFGRQPYVCCTRDKNYASVATTTPTPATTTTTARTVIQPSPTSANGDRGQGESLLPRPPACGPNSFLDRIYNGNDTALDEFPWMALLEYTNKRGQRELNCGGSLINNRYILTAAHCVTGQISVEVGQLTTVRLGEYDISKEIDCVRNVCNRPVIEIGIEEVIVHPQYNADDNNRHNDIALIRLNQQVELNEYIIPVCLPLVSTRAAINTNDKLTVSGWGRTLLARQSNIKQRIDLPVADQDYCKTKFATKRISVISSQLCVGGEYIRDSCDGDSGGPLMRYTGAWYLEGVVSFGNRCGLEGWPGVYTRVTDYIDWIIGTIRS
- the LOC133837424 gene encoding uncharacterized protein LOC133837424 — its product is MSQDEEQKSFVRISSRRDSSRSKFLSRPKTMARTMTTIAHVPNEDIRPSMKHFTQRHTSDPRPNYRTETIIGKIISNAKYQPDDSPDLMSRQPSYRKFRIPYEMICANRYRDSLKSYEAQLKHEVKKIIDFQSSAADACYFVRCMAITSFWPPLHHMTDVKHTSKNFFQLSERERWRLQIIMNTDIT